The stretch of DNA ATGAAGCCGATGAGTTTGCCGTCGATGTCGACGACGGGGAGCGAGCCTGCATCAGTCTTGTCGAACTTGGCCATGACTTCTTCCATCGGATCGTTGCAACCGAGGGTGGCCGGAGGTGGCGTCATCACCTGCAAGACGTTGAACTTTTGGTAGAGCTCGGTACGGAACATGATGTGGCGAATCTTCGTGACGTCGACTTCGCCCACGAGAGCACCGGCCTGATCGAGCACAGGGATAAAGCTGGTGTTGCTGCGACTGATGGCGTGAACGAGTTGTCCCAGGGGCATATCGGGACGTACGGCGGTGTATTCTTTGTCGACGATGCTTTCCAGGTTCATCAAAGTGAGGATGGAGCGGTCGGTATGGTGGGTGATGAGCTTGCCTTCGCGTGCCAATCGCATGCCATAGATACTGTGAGGCTCGAAGATATTGATGGTGAGATAGGAACTGATGCAGACGATCATCAGAGGTAGGAGAAGCTGATAACCACCGGTGATTTCGGCGATGAGGAAGATGCCTGTCAGGGGTGAATGCATCACGCCAGCCATGACACCGGCCATACCCAAGAGGGTGAAGTTTTTCTCAGGGATATAGACACCCACTTCGTACAGATTCCACAGACGGGCGAAGAAGAAGCCGCCGAAACCACCGATGAAGAGCGATGGGGCGAACGTTCCGCCGCAGCCGCCGCTGCCGTTGGTGGCCGAGGTGGCGAAGACTTTGGTGAAGAGCACCAAACCGACATAAACCACGAGTAGATGGTTGTGCCCGTAGAAGAGAGAATTGTTGAGGATTTCGCTCCATTCGGCTTCCGTGTTGCCATTGAGCAGGGTGTTGATCGAGCCGAAGCCTTCGCCGTAGAGCGAGGGAAAGAGGAAAATGAGCGAGCTGAGGAGGGTTCCGCCCACGACGAGTCGCAGGTAGGGGTGATGAGCCATCCGGGCGAAGAAATTTTCGCAGGTGGTCATCATGCGCATGAAGTAGAGGCTGAGCAGACCGCAGAAGATACCGAAGAGGACGCTGGCCGGTACTCGCTCGATGTTCCAGGCTCCGTCAATGTGGAAGGTAAACATCGAGTCGCTGCCCACGAAGATATAGGTGAAGCAGGTGGCCGTGACGCAAGCGATGAGGATGGGTAGGAGGGAAGCCATGGTGAGATCGACCATCAGCACCTCGAGGGTGAAGACGAGTCCGGCGATGGGGGCTTTGTAGATGCCGGCGATGGCAGCAGATGCTCCGCAGCCTACGAGGAGCATCATGGTGCGGTTGTCGAGTTTGAAGAGTTGTCCTAAGTTCGAGCCGATGGCCGAGCCGGTAAGCACGATGGGGGCTTCTGCACCCACCGAACCGCCGAAGCCGATGGTGATGGCCGAGGCGATGACGGACGACCAGCAGTTGTGCGCCTTCAGTCGGCTGCGCTTTGAGGAGATGGCGTAGAGTACCCGGGTGATGCCGTGAGAGATGTTGTCTTTCACGACATGGCGGATGAAGAGCGAGGTGAGATAGATGCCTACCACAGGGAAGACGAGGTAGAGCCAGTTGATAGACGAGATAGAGAAGCCGGCTGTGAGGAGAAGTTGTATCTGGTGGATGATCCAATGTAGGCAGTAGGCGGCGATGGCGGCAAAGAGGCCTACGAAGAAGGAGAGTATCAGGGTGAACTGCCGAGTGGAGAGGTGTTCGGTTCGCCAATGGGCGAAGCGCACGAGCAGGGAGCGGTTGTTGAGTTCTGTTGCAGCGTCTGTCATCTTCTGTTGCGTGGGGAGGGTTATTTTCGGATGACGGTCACTTCGCCGTCGCGGGTGAGTTTGATGATACTACTGGGTGCGTGGGGTTGATGTTCTTGACGGCGCGAGTGGCAAACATAGTCTACGGCCTGGAGTAGTTCGGCGCTGATGTCGGCATAGTTCTGCGCAGCCGGTTCGCCGCTGATGTTGGCACTGGTGCTCACCAAGGCTTTTTGAAATCGGTAGCACAGTTCGTGGGAGAAAGGCTCGGCCGTTACGCGCAGGGCGACGGAACCGTCTTCGGCTACGAGATTGGGGGCCAGGTTGACGGCATCGTCGAGGATGACGGTAGTGGGTTTTGTGGCCAGTTCTACCAAGTCCCACGCCACGTTGGGCACGTTGCGTACATAG from Prevotella sp. oral taxon 475 encodes:
- a CDS encoding chloride channel protein, whose product is MTDAATELNNRSLLVRFAHWRTEHLSTRQFTLILSFFVGLFAAIAAYCLHWIIHQIQLLLTAGFSISSINWLYLVFPVVGIYLTSLFIRHVVKDNISHGITRVLYAISSKRSRLKAHNCWSSVIASAITIGFGGSVGAEAPIVLTGSAIGSNLGQLFKLDNRTMMLLVGCGASAAIAGIYKAPIAGLVFTLEVLMVDLTMASLLPILIACVTATCFTYIFVGSDSMFTFHIDGAWNIERVPASVLFGIFCGLLSLYFMRMMTTCENFFARMAHHPYLRLVVGGTLLSSLIFLFPSLYGEGFGSINTLLNGNTEAEWSEILNNSLFYGHNHLLVVYVGLVLFTKVFATSATNGSGGCGGTFAPSLFIGGFGGFFFARLWNLYEVGVYIPEKNFTLLGMAGVMAGVMHSPLTGIFLIAEITGGYQLLLPLMIVCISSYLTINIFEPHSIYGMRLAREGKLITHHTDRSILTLMNLESIVDKEYTAVRPDMPLGQLVHAISRSNTSFIPVLDQAGALVGEVDVTKIRHIMFRTELYQKFNVLQVMTPPPATLGCNDPMEEVMAKFDKTDAGSLPVVDIDGKLIGFISRTRLYALYRKMVADFSNE
- a CDS encoding L-threonylcarbamoyladenylate synthase encodes the protein MTQTEDIKNAIEVLRQGGVILYPTDTIWGIGCDATNAEAVAKVYALKRRADSKALICLVDSPTRMARYVRNVPNVAWDLVELATKPTTVILDDAVNLAPNLVAEDGSVALRVTAEPFSHELCYRFQKALVSTSANISGEPAAQNYADISAELLQAVDYVCHSRRQEHQPHAPSSIIKLTRDGEVTVIRK